From Haloarcula rubripromontorii:
GTCGCGGTCCTGTGGAAGGGGTTGGAGATCGAGTCGCATTGGCGTGCAGCGTCGGGGCCGTCATAGCCACTGTCGAGCGGCGCTGGCGCGCGCTGGGCGAACCGGACACGCAGCGCTGAACTACACGGAGCGGTATCTGAGGTGTGCAACGGTGCTGTAGAGAGTCCCGCAGCGAACAGTCGCTGAGACGAGACCGTATCGCGTTCGCTTGTCGTACGGATTGCCGCTTGGCGAACGCCGTTACGGCGGAGGTGGAAACCACGGGTATGACGCGCGTCACAGTCTGGAACGAGTACGTCCACGAGCAGGAACACGAAGCGGTCGCAGACCTGTACCCCGACGGGATTCACGGCGCTATCGCCACAGCACTGGAAGAGCGCGGGTTCGATACGGAAACCGCGACGCTCCAAGAACCCGAGCACGGTCTCACCGAGGACGTACTGGCAGAAACGGACGTTCTGACCTGGTGGGGACACGCCGCACACGACCAGGTCGACGACGAGGTGGTCGCCCGGGTGAAAGAGCGGGTCCTCGACGGCATGGGACTCATCGTGCTCCACTCGGGTCACTACTCGAAGATTTTCCGCGAGCTGATGGGGACGACCTGCAGTCTGAAATGGCGCGAAGCCGCTGAAACCGAGCGATTGTGGGTCGTCGAACCGGGCCATCCGATCACTGATGGTATCGACGAATACATCGAACTCCCGGAGACCGAGATGTACGGTGAGCGCTTCGACATCCCCGCGCCGGACACGCTCGTATTCAATTCATGGTTCGAGGGCGGCGAAGTGTTTCGGTCAGGGTGTTGCTACCGCCGCGGAGCGGGCCGAATATTCTACTTCCGGCCGGGCCACGAGACCTATCCGATTTACCACGACGAAGCGGTCCAGCAGGTCCTCGCCAATGCTTGCGAGTGGGCTGCGGCCGAGGACGGACCGGAACCGTCGTTTGGCAACGCCGACCCCATCGAAGACATCGACGAAAACGACGAACGGTCGGTCCACTGATCTCAGCCTCGCGTACAGCTGAATCGTGTGTAATGGATGTGTGATTGCGTTCTATGACATCGTATACGCACAGCAACGGACCCAATGCGGTCACTGTGGAAACACGGGCCGTGTTTTCGCTCGCCACCGTTTAGCACTTCCGAACTGCTCTACATCGAGCTGCATCCCCGTCTTGAGGGTCGATTCGATGCCTATGCTTCGGGGCCGAACATCTCGTCCGCGTCGGCGGGCGTATCGAAGTCGTGGAAGTGCTCTCCCTTCTCCTTCGTGAGAATATTCAGCGCTGCGGCCGCGCCGTCTCCGGCGGAGATGACGGCCTGCCACTCCTCGGCTCGGACCATACCCCCCGTCGCGTAGGCGTCGTCGACACTCGTCTCCATCGTCACGTCTACGTCGACCGTATCCTCGTCGGTCATGTCACAGCCCAGTGACTCGGCGAGGTCGCGGTTGGCACCCGTGGCGAGGACGAGGTAGTTCGCTTCTTGCGTGTCGTCCTCGGTGGTGACCTCGAATCCGGTGTCAGTTTGCTGTACGTTAGTCACCTCTGTCCCCTGCTTCCGGTCAACGCCGAAGCTATCGACCTGTGACCGGGCGGTTTCCATAAACGCGGAGCCGTCCTGAGAACCCACGCCGAGATAGTTGAACAGGTGTGCTTTGTGCATCCACGTCCCGTCAGTGTCGAAGACCGTCGTCTCCAGTCCGTTTTTCTGTGCAAACAGTGCCGCACTCAGGCCGGCGGGGCCGCCGCCGACGACAATGACATCGGTCATGTTCCTGCAATTATATTCCATCGCTGGTAATTGTTTTCATCCAAGAATACTGCCAGTCGGATTTGGTACACGGTATGAGAACGGTTTTGCACAGCCGACCCGAAGCAACCCCATGCGCGCAGCCATCTATCGTGGCCCCGGTGAGATTACCGTTGAAGAGGTTCCCCGACCCGAGATTGAATCGCCAACTGACGCGATTGTACGTGTGACCCACACCGCTGTCTGTGGCTCCGACCTGTGGTTCTATCGCGGCCAGAGCGACCGCGAAGAGGGGTCCCGCGTGGGCCACGAACCGATGGGTATCGTCGAGGAGGTCGGGGACGACGTTCGCTCAGTCGAACCCGGCGACCGGGTGTTCGCCCCGTTCGTCATCAGCTGTGGCCGGTGTGAGTTCTGCCGGAAGGGCCTGCATACGTCCTGTGTCAACGGCGATTCGTGGGGCGGCGACAACGGCGGCGGTCAGGGTGAGTACGTCCGAGCCCCGGAAGCCGACGGGACGCTGGTCCGCGTTCCCGACCGTCACGCCGACGACGAGGACACGCTGGAAGCGATTCTGCCGCTGACAGATGTCATGGGAACCGGCCACCACGCGGCGGTGAGCGCCGGTGTCAGTGAAGGGGACACCTGTATTGTTGTCGGTGACGGTGCCGTCGGACTGTGCGGGGTTCTGGCGGCACGCCGCCTCGGTGCAGAACGCATCATTGCGATGGGCCACCACGAGGACCGCCTCGAACTCGCCGAGTCGTTCGGTGCGACAGAGACTATCGCCGCTCGCGGCCAAGAGGCCGTGGACGCCGCGGACGACCTGACCAACGGCGGTGCAAACCACGTCCTCGAATGTGTCGGTGCGGCTTCAGCAATGGAGACTGCCATCGATGTCTGTCGCCCGGGCGGGACCGTCGGCTACGTCGGTGTCCCGCACGGTCTCGATGACTCCGGGTTAGATATGTTTTCGCTGTTCGGCGATAATATCGGACTCAACGGCGGTATCGCACCGGTTCGTGCCTACGCCGACGACCTGCTGGCCGATGTGTTGCAGGGCACGCTTGACCCGTCACCGATCTTCACGAAAACGGTCGATCTCGACGGCGTTCCTGACGGGTATCGGGCGATGGATGAACGCGAGGCGATCAAGGTTCTCGTCAAGCTGTAGTCGGTCTGTGGTGACGGACAGTTATGCGAACCGCAGCTAGATGTTATCCGCCCAGTTCTAGACAGTTCATACGGCCGAAGCTTCGGTACGACCGGTGCTGTTCCTGTGGCGAGTTACCTGATATCTATAGACGCAGCTAGACGAGCTTGCCGCACGAGCGACAGCGCGGGCGGTCAGCCGACGGGTCATACGCCAGCGCAACGTCGTTGCAATGACGGCAGTATCGGTCGGAGCCAGTGGTGTAGGAATGCGTGTTCCCTTCGTGTACTAACATATGTGGACTGATGGCATGGTAGTATAAATTCTTTCTGGACAAAGGGACCACTATACCCTTATAGACCATATATATTTGCAAGGATTGCTATAGTAGTAGACCATTCATCCACATATACGGCTACAGACCTCAATACAGCCACTCAAGCCGGTTCGGAGAGTGTGGCAGAGAGCGGTTAGATTTCCCCGTTGATGATGTCTGCCACTCGTTGTCGGTCGAACAGTTGCTCCGCGTCCGAGGTAGTACCAAGGCCGTGCCACTCGCCGAACGCCTCAGGGTAGAACTGTTTGGCGGCGGCTTCCGTCTGGAACAGATTAATAATCGGTCCCTGGTACGAAGTCCCACCGCGGTAGAGCCGGTCGTTCTGAACCGCTGCGAGTTGCTGACCGAGAGGGTCTTCGCGCATCGTGGTCATTCGGTCCTCGAACACCTCGGTCGAAACGTGCGAGAAGCCGTACTGGAACAGGAGGATATCGGGGTCGACATCCAGAAGTTGCTCGTAGTCCCACTCGGCGTAGCTCCCGTCGATAACATCGTCGAACGCGCCGCGCATCCCCAGGTCACGGTACTGCTTGTGCCCGTTCCCATCGTGGACGGGATAAGCGTAGAACGACCCGCCTTCGAAGTCGGAGTTGATCGAGAGCAGACCGACCGTCGGCCGTTCGCCTTCAGGCGGCAGCCCGTTATTGATTTTTGTGAGTAGCGAATCGTGGAGGTCAGCAAACGCCGCGTAGCGTTCGCGTTCCTGAAACACGTCGGCGATTCGGTCGAAGGCTTCGTACAGCGAGTAGTACCGGTAATCGTGCCAGTCGTCGTTCCGTCGTCGGATGCTGTTCCCGATGATCGGGCCGATTTTGGTTCTGACCTCAGTGGAGTCCGCATCGGACCAGGTGTCGTCAAGCACCCGGACGAAGTTCGGGTCGAACAGGTGGACGTCAGCGTCGATCTCGTAGAACGCCTCTTTGCCGAGACTCCCCTCGCGCATCAGTTGTGGAATATCATCGAACGTCACGTCGACGTTCGGGATGGCGTCGAAGAACGCCATGGGCCAGTTCTCAGTAAACAGCAGCCCCGCAAGGCCCTCAAGTTGCCCCAGCGCGATAGCCATGTCCCCGTAGGTGCTGAAGTAGGCCATCCACCGCTCAGGAGCCGAGTCGAACTGGACCTCGCCCATCGGCTCCATCGACACCGTGTATGAGTCCGCTGCAGTCGGTGTCGTCGTCGCGTCGGGGGTTGCAGTGACTGTCGACGCGTCACTGCCTGTCGATTCCGGCGTCGACTGTGAGTCGGCATCGCCGGTACAGCCGGCGAGCAGCCCACCACTGATAACTGCCCCGCCGTATTTCAGATAGGATCTGCGCGTCCGTGCGTCTGTTGTCGTGTCGTTGTCACTCATGCTTCAAATGCTCCGTTGATGATGTCTGCCACTCGCTGTCGGTCGAACAGCTGTTCCTCGGGCGGAATCTCAGGATACGGCCCCGAAGTGTAGGTCGGCCACTCGCCGAACTGCTCTGGATACAGTTGCTTTGCGGTCATCTCCAACTGGAAGAGATGCAGTATCGGGCCCTGATATCTCGCCCCCTGTGGGTAAATCCGGTCGTTCTGTACGGCCGTGATTTCCGACCCGACCGGGTCGGATTTGAACGCTTCCCGTCGCTCCGGAAGGCTCGTACTCGGTTCGAACCCACCGAGATACAAGATTACATCCGGGTCGGCATCAAGTAGGGTCTCGAAGTCGACTACGGAGTTCGTCTCGACCGACCCCTCGAAGGCGTCCCGTGGCCCGAATGGACGGGTATGCGCGGTCAGGAATCCGGGGTTGTCAAGCGTGTAGGCGTAGATTTCGTCGAGGTCAGCCGCGGCGAGCATCACTGCCGACGGGCGCTCAGCCTCGGGCGGCAGGTTCGCGTCGATAGTCGAGCGCATCTCGTCATGAATCGCCGCCAGCGCCTCGTAGCGGGCCTGTTCCTGAAACGCCTCGGCCACGCGTTCAAACTGCTCCCAGAGGGTGTAGTACTCGTAGTCCGCCCATCCGGACGGAGGGTCAGCGTGCCGGTCACTCAGTGAGTTGCCGAACCAGGGTGAGACGTTAGTGGCGATCTCCTCGAAGTCCTCCCGATCCCAGTTGTCCTGTTTGGCGATCCAGGCCGGGTCTGCCAGATGGATATCGCTGTCCAGTTCGTACAGTTTCTCCTTGCTCGGCTTCCACGAGGAGTACAGCCCAGTCCAGTCCAGCGACACCCCCGGAAGTCGGTCGACGAACTGGTTCCAGAGCCCGCTGTAGTACTCGGGAGCGTGCATTGCCGTGACGGTATCCCCACGCCCCAGCGCGAATGCCATGTCGGCATGGTGTGTGAGCCGCGTAAAGACGGTCTCCGGTGGCGAGTCGAAGGTCACCGTTCCCATCGGCGACATCGATACAGAGTACGAACCATCCCCAGTGGGGGTGTCCGTCTCCGCTCCGGATGCCGTTTCTGTGGCTCCCTGCTCGGCGTCACTGGTGCAGCCTGCAAGCAGCCCGCCGCTGAGAACCGCTCCCCCGTACTTCACGTACTCTCTCCGCGTCAGTGCCTCGGCGTCTGTAGCGTCGCCAGCCATCGTTTTTAGGCTAGCCTAAAAGTTATATATGTGTTCCGGTTCACCGACCCAAGACACTCCGGTATCAACCGCTGACTCCGGCGTCCGTGTCAGGAATCCGTCGGACAGAGCTCGATTTCGTGGTGGTCCGATGCGGCTACTCCGCAACGACCTCCTCAGCGCGGTCCGGTTCGGCAGAATCGTCACCAGCAGTGTGTTCGTCGCCGTCGTGGCGAGCGCGGATTGGATTCACGCGTGGACCGTGTGCCGTGGCCGAGACCTCTGCTTCAATCTCGAAAACGTCCGCAAGTAGTTGCTCGGTGACGACATCCTCGGGTCGTCCCCGTGCCTGTATCTCGCCGTCTTTGAGTGCGACCATCCGGTCGGCGAGCCGAGCCGCCTGCTCGATGTCGTGCAGGACGACCACGATGGTGATATCGCTCTCGTCCCGGAGCGTTTCGATTATCTCCATCACCTCGAGCTGGTGGTGCAGGTCGAGGAACGTCGTCGGCTCATCGAGTAACAGCACGTCGGTGTCCTGTGCAAGGACCATCGCGATCCAGGCGAGCTGTTTCTGGCCGCCACTGAGGCTGCCGACTTCACGCTCACGGATGTGTCCACAGCCGGCCAGATCTATCGCCCGCTCGACGGCAGCCTCGTCCTCTTCTGTGACACTGTCGAAGAACCCGCGGTGTGGGTAGCGACCGTGAAACACCAGATCCTCGACAGAGATACTGTTTGGCGACGTACTCTCCTGAGAAAGCAGGCCTAGTTTTCGGGCAATCGCTTTGGTCTCAAGCGTCTGGATGTCTTGCCCGTCGAGCAGTACCGACCCCGCGTCGGGTTCGAGCTGATTTGCGAGACCTTTCAGCAGCGTGCTCTTGCCCGACCCGTTCGGGCCGACGAGCGCTGTCACGGCCCCCGGTTCAGCGGAAATCGACTCGCCGTCAATGACCGGGTCATCCGCACTGGAATACGAAAGTACCACGTCGTCGCCGACCAGCGGCCTGTCCCAGCGGCCTGACTGGGACCCAGCAGCAGTGTCGTTGGTCGAGGCGATACCGTCCGAGTTCGAATTGTTCTGTGACATTAGATCTCACCCATCTGTTCCTGTCGCCGCATCAGGTAGAGGAAGTACGGGCCGCCGACGACGCCGGTGACGACGCCGACCGGCACCTGCGC
This genomic window contains:
- a CDS encoding ABC transporter substrate-binding protein, giving the protein MAGDATDAEALTRREYVKYGGAVLSGGLLAGCTSDAEQGATETASGAETDTPTGDGSYSVSMSPMGTVTFDSPPETVFTRLTHHADMAFALGRGDTVTAMHAPEYYSGLWNQFVDRLPGVSLDWTGLYSSWKPSKEKLYELDSDIHLADPAWIAKQDNWDREDFEEIATNVSPWFGNSLSDRHADPPSGWADYEYYTLWEQFERVAEAFQEQARYEALAAIHDEMRSTIDANLPPEAERPSAVMLAAADLDEIYAYTLDNPGFLTAHTRPFGPRDAFEGSVETNSVVDFETLLDADPDVILYLGGFEPSTSLPERREAFKSDPVGSEITAVQNDRIYPQGARYQGPILHLFQLEMTAKQLYPEQFGEWPTYTSGPYPEIPPEEQLFDRQRVADIINGAFEA
- a CDS encoding ABC transporter ATP-binding protein; this translates as MSQNNSNSDGIASTNDTAAGSQSGRWDRPLVGDDVVLSYSSADDPVIDGESISAEPGAVTALVGPNGSGKSTLLKGLANQLEPDAGSVLLDGQDIQTLETKAIARKLGLLSQESTSPNSISVEDLVFHGRYPHRGFFDSVTEEDEAAVERAIDLAGCGHIREREVGSLSGGQKQLAWIAMVLAQDTDVLLLDEPTTFLDLHHQLEVMEIIETLRDESDITIVVVLHDIEQAARLADRMVALKDGEIQARGRPEDVVTEQLLADVFEIEAEVSATAHGPRVNPIRARHDGDEHTAGDDSAEPDRAEEVVAE
- a CDS encoding zinc-dependent alcohol dehydrogenase family protein, which gives rise to MRAAIYRGPGEITVEEVPRPEIESPTDAIVRVTHTAVCGSDLWFYRGQSDREEGSRVGHEPMGIVEEVGDDVRSVEPGDRVFAPFVISCGRCEFCRKGLHTSCVNGDSWGGDNGGGQGEYVRAPEADGTLVRVPDRHADDEDTLEAILPLTDVMGTGHHAAVSAGVSEGDTCIVVGDGAVGLCGVLAARRLGAERIIAMGHHEDRLELAESFGATETIAARGQEAVDAADDLTNGGANHVLECVGAASAMETAIDVCRPGGTVGYVGVPHGLDDSGLDMFSLFGDNIGLNGGIAPVRAYADDLLADVLQGTLDPSPIFTKTVDLDGVPDGYRAMDEREAIKVLVKL
- a CDS encoding ABC transporter substrate-binding protein, with product MSDNDTTTDARTRRSYLKYGGAVISGGLLAGCTGDADSQSTPESTGSDASTVTATPDATTTPTAADSYTVSMEPMGEVQFDSAPERWMAYFSTYGDMAIALGQLEGLAGLLFTENWPMAFFDAIPNVDVTFDDIPQLMREGSLGKEAFYEIDADVHLFDPNFVRVLDDTWSDADSTEVRTKIGPIIGNSIRRRNDDWHDYRYYSLYEAFDRIADVFQERERYAAFADLHDSLLTKINNGLPPEGERPTVGLLSINSDFEGGSFYAYPVHDGNGHKQYRDLGMRGAFDDVIDGSYAEWDYEQLLDVDPDILLFQYGFSHVSTEVFEDRMTTMREDPLGQQLAAVQNDRLYRGGTSYQGPIINLFQTEAAAKQFYPEAFGEWHGLGTTSDAEQLFDRQRVADIINGEI
- a CDS encoding ThuA domain-containing protein, with protein sequence MTRVTVWNEYVHEQEHEAVADLYPDGIHGAIATALEERGFDTETATLQEPEHGLTEDVLAETDVLTWWGHAAHDQVDDEVVARVKERVLDGMGLIVLHSGHYSKIFRELMGTTCSLKWREAAETERLWVVEPGHPITDGIDEYIELPETEMYGERFDIPAPDTLVFNSWFEGGEVFRSGCCYRRGAGRIFYFRPGHETYPIYHDEAVQQVLANACEWAAAEDGPEPSFGNADPIEDIDENDERSVH
- a CDS encoding NAD(P)/FAD-dependent oxidoreductase; the protein is MTDVIVVGGGPAGLSAALFAQKNGLETTVFDTDGTWMHKAHLFNYLGVGSQDGSAFMETARSQVDSFGVDRKQGTEVTNVQQTDTGFEVTTEDDTQEANYLVLATGANRDLAESLGCDMTDEDTVDVDVTMETSVDDAYATGGMVRAEEWQAVISAGDGAAAALNILTKEKGEHFHDFDTPADADEMFGPEA